A window of the Spirochaetae bacterium HGW-Spirochaetae-1 genome harbors these coding sequences:
- a CDS encoding thiamine pyrophosphate-binding protein → MTIINGGHLVGKYLKEVEKTEIVFGISGGHIESMLDGFTEYGIRTIDVRHEQAAAMMAHAWSVYTGRPGVCFVTAGPGFTNAITGIANAFLDNAPLVVLCGRHPLRDDLKGALQEINQIDMVRPVVKWVATCYDIRRIPEYLSIAFRQAVEGRPGPVFLELPPDILNIKIEESEAPMPARPARKYTVHPDDAELRSAARIINEAKKPLFIGGTGVGFSSCSKCLGEFIGKSGIPFQLLNYGRGELPDNHPLSLSDIGSIGLMTSIQQADVIIAAGLRFNWILQSGAIIPAGTKVIRIDIDPHEIDRNRVADVGLVGDAASVLAQLTPLVEKGDHISWVTALKSAGRSLLDYELRMRETVSSPIHPIRLAAQIFKYLGDDALYLSDGGDTVYFGLTGFSSRHRAGVIGTASGLLGCLGTGIPFAMAAKLARPDMKVLLLNGDGSFGFNGMEFDTMVRHNIPIVCVINNDCAWGMIKHSQELSIGKDRLQCSELGMRHYEKMVEGLGGYGELVERDEDIIPALERAFASGKPACINVVTDPTVTSPATPLFYQSLKM, encoded by the coding sequence ATGACGATCATAAACGGCGGACACCTTGTGGGGAAATATCTCAAGGAAGTGGAGAAAACCGAAATTGTTTTCGGTATCTCGGGAGGGCACATCGAGTCTATGCTTGACGGTTTCACCGAATACGGCATACGCACCATTGATGTGCGTCATGAACAGGCAGCGGCAATGATGGCCCATGCCTGGTCGGTATATACGGGCAGACCGGGAGTGTGCTTTGTAACGGCCGGGCCCGGTTTTACCAATGCAATTACGGGTATTGCCAATGCTTTTCTCGACAATGCTCCTCTCGTGGTTCTGTGCGGAAGGCATCCACTGCGTGATGATCTGAAAGGCGCCCTGCAGGAGATTAACCAGATCGATATGGTGAGGCCCGTGGTAAAATGGGTAGCCACCTGTTATGACATCAGGAGAATTCCCGAATATCTTTCCATAGCCTTCAGACAGGCCGTAGAGGGAAGGCCGGGCCCGGTATTTCTTGAACTGCCTCCCGATATTCTGAATATAAAAATTGAAGAATCAGAGGCTCCCATGCCTGCACGGCCTGCCCGGAAATATACCGTTCATCCCGATGATGCGGAGCTAAGGTCGGCTGCACGAATCATCAATGAGGCAAAAAAACCCCTGTTTATCGGCGGTACCGGCGTGGGATTCAGTTCCTGCTCGAAGTGCCTTGGGGAATTTATTGGAAAGTCGGGCATTCCTTTTCAACTCCTCAATTACGGCAGGGGAGAGCTCCCTGATAATCATCCCCTTTCCCTTTCAGACATCGGCAGTATCGGCCTCATGACTTCCATACAGCAGGCCGATGTTATCATCGCCGCGGGACTGCGGTTCAACTGGATACTCCAGTCCGGGGCCATAATACCGGCGGGAACAAAGGTGATACGCATTGATATCGATCCCCACGAGATCGACCGGAACCGTGTTGCCGATGTGGGACTCGTGGGTGATGCCGCTTCGGTCCTGGCCCAGCTGACACCTCTTGTCGAAAAAGGTGATCATATATCGTGGGTAACCGCTTTGAAGTCGGCAGGCAGGTCTCTTCTCGATTATGAATTGAGGATGCGTGAAACCGTGTCATCGCCCATTCATCCAATCCGCCTTGCGGCGCAGATATTCAAATACCTGGGAGATGACGCGCTCTACCTTTCCGACGGTGGAGATACGGTCTACTTCGGGCTCACGGGATTTTCTTCGCGCCACCGGGCCGGCGTCATCGGCACTGCCTCGGGGCTCCTGGGATGCCTGGGGACCGGGATTCCCTTTGCCATGGCGGCTAAGCTTGCCCGACCCGATATGAAGGTGCTTCTCTTGAACGGCGACGGCTCTTTCGGGTTTAACGGTATGGAATTCGACACCATGGTCCGCCATAATATTCCCATTGTATGCGTTATTAACAACGATTGCGCCTGGGGAATGATCAAGCACAGCCAGGAACTCTCAATAGGGAAAGACAGGCTTCAGTGTTCAGAACTGGGCATGAGACATTATGAGAAAATGGTTGAAGGGCTCGGTGGTTACGGAGAGCTGGTGGAGAGGGATGAGGATATAATTCCCGCCCTGGAAAGGGCCTTCGCTTCGGGAAAGCCGGCATGTATAAATGTCGTCACTGACCCTACGGTCACGAGCCCGGCGACGCCGCTTTTTTACCAGTCGTTGAAGATGTAA
- a CDS encoding alcohol dehydrogenase, with amino-acid sequence MKALVFKAEPARYAVLQALRPVSRRFCYSGPFASIGLGDIPDPGLPSPEWVKIKTVLCGFCGSDLNLILMKDSPTAMPFTSFPCVPGHEICGRIVETGGSAGTWKKGQMVVVSPQLNCETRGICPPCQSCQKGKTSNCENYAEGSLAPGLFTGICRDINGGFAPYLVAHRSQLFAVPEGVLPEEAVLTEPLAVALQAVLDNIPEKDDKVLVIGGGVIGALIVRVMRGMGLPCHVTVADPSSLAAEYARMSGADDVVSGNIIDAAVEITGGRAYKPLLGERVIMGGFHRIFDTVGSKETLSRSMRVLAAGGTLSVLGIGNDVRLDMTPLWLKLQTLKGCYAYGWNTWKGISRPVFGIALDMIAEKKVLVGDMLTHTFSLEKYKEMMEVNLAKSKHRAMKTAVRFE; translated from the coding sequence ATGAAGGCACTTGTTTTCAAGGCAGAACCGGCCAGGTACGCCGTGCTGCAGGCCCTCAGGCCCGTAAGCAGGAGGTTCTGCTACAGCGGCCCTTTTGCATCCATCGGGCTTGGCGATATTCCCGATCCCGGTCTTCCTTCGCCGGAATGGGTAAAAATAAAGACCGTTCTGTGCGGTTTCTGCGGCAGTGATCTAAACCTGATATTGATGAAGGATTCGCCCACGGCAATGCCTTTTACCTCCTTTCCCTGCGTTCCCGGCCACGAGATATGCGGCCGTATCGTGGAAACCGGCGGTAGTGCCGGGACCTGGAAGAAGGGTCAGATGGTGGTCGTATCTCCCCAGTTGAACTGTGAGACAAGGGGGATATGTCCACCCTGTCAGAGCTGTCAAAAGGGTAAGACGTCCAATTGTGAGAATTACGCCGAGGGAAGCCTGGCCCCCGGCCTCTTCACGGGGATATGCAGGGATATTAACGGCGGATTCGCACCGTACCTGGTCGCTCACCGGAGCCAGCTCTTTGCCGTGCCGGAAGGTGTTTTACCCGAAGAGGCTGTTCTCACGGAGCCCCTGGCCGTGGCTCTCCAGGCCGTTCTGGACAACATACCGGAGAAGGACGACAAGGTGCTGGTCATCGGCGGGGGAGTAATCGGCGCTCTCATAGTGCGGGTAATGCGCGGTATGGGGCTCCCTTGTCATGTTACCGTTGCCGATCCTTCATCGTTGGCAGCGGAATATGCCCGGATGAGCGGGGCCGATGATGTCGTTTCAGGGAATATCATCGATGCAGCAGTGGAAATAACGGGGGGACGGGCCTACAAACCTCTCCTGGGAGAACGCGTCATTATGGGAGGTTTTCACCGTATTTTTGACACGGTGGGATCTAAGGAAACCCTGTCCCGCTCCATGCGCGTCCTGGCTGCGGGCGGGACACTGTCGGTTCTTGGCATCGGTAATGATGTACGACTGGATATGACGCCCCTGTGGTTAAAGCTTCAGACGCTGAAGGGATGCTACGCCTATGGATGGAATACATGGAAGGGAATCTCGCGTCCCGTTTTTGGGATCGCCCTTGACATGATCGCCGAGAAAAAAGTTCTTGTGGGAGATATGCTGACTCATACTTTTTCCCTGGAAAAGTACAAAGAAATGATGGAAGTTAATCTCGCGAAGTCAAAGCACCGGGCCATGAAGACGGCCGTACGGTTTGAATAA
- a CDS encoding phosphoenolpyruvate carboxykinase produces the protein MLSNYKIIRNKIIMKTRGRLCETPEDILESRLFNELLHRAVSELKEKKSILLNIFGNTSPAETDIALLLRVLSQLTRNTSSEVARLLPEASHFFSDIPLLGNFVEYIYNYWRGYERYVIADSEGDNLDKRPYRTFNDTVCELAEIVRKTYRDIEENITGAHPRVYRQVEAGAEFAAISLPKHIPLPGDLYGKLRSVHVIRQILMNPPLILEPTMNKRTGEFMKIDVNPLSVININPDEWLCYPAKVGKLLIHAFFHEKFFELGFTLCNLFELADDSDLMEKPDAVFLFGVPGDELDGLSEYPTLFFDDNENNILIGACPNRDEFGYFGYLKKMVLTLHNAAVMKRGIMPFHGALVKMHFKTGNDATILLMGDTGAGKSETLEALRSIGSDTISDIIIIADDMGSLEIDSRGNIIGYGTEIGAFLRIDDLKPGYAFGQIDRSIIMSAGMVNARIVLPVAGYETVIRGFPIDYVLYANNYEEIDENHPHVERFSSAETACSVFREGTVMSKGTTTTTGLVHSYFANVFGPPQYRDIHENIATKYFESFFKNNLFVGQMRTRLGIAGFEMNGPEEAARELLRVIAG, from the coding sequence TTTCAATGAGCTCCTCCATCGCGCCGTCAGTGAATTAAAGGAAAAAAAATCGATCCTGCTCAATATATTCGGCAATACATCTCCCGCCGAAACGGATATCGCCCTGCTGTTGAGAGTTCTTTCCCAGCTAACGAGGAACACCAGTAGCGAGGTTGCACGCCTGTTGCCCGAAGCCTCTCATTTTTTCAGTGACATCCCGCTCCTGGGAAATTTTGTGGAATACATCTATAACTACTGGCGGGGATATGAACGCTACGTTATTGCCGACTCCGAGGGAGACAACCTGGACAAGCGGCCCTATCGCACATTCAACGATACGGTATGCGAGCTTGCCGAAATCGTACGCAAAACATATCGCGACATCGAGGAAAATATAACCGGGGCCCATCCGCGGGTCTACCGGCAGGTCGAGGCCGGTGCGGAATTCGCAGCCATATCGCTGCCGAAACACATCCCCTTACCCGGTGATCTTTACGGCAAACTCCGTTCAGTGCACGTCATACGGCAGATACTCATGAACCCGCCGCTCATCCTGGAGCCTACCATGAACAAGAGGACCGGTGAATTCATGAAAATCGATGTAAATCCCCTTTCGGTGATAAACATCAATCCCGATGAATGGCTCTGTTATCCGGCCAAAGTAGGCAAACTCCTCATTCATGCTTTTTTCCATGAAAAATTCTTTGAACTGGGTTTTACCCTGTGCAACCTCTTTGAACTTGCCGATGACAGTGACTTGATGGAAAAACCCGATGCGGTCTTTCTCTTCGGCGTCCCCGGTGATGAACTGGACGGGCTATCCGAGTATCCCACGCTATTTTTTGATGATAATGAAAACAACATCCTCATCGGCGCCTGTCCCAACCGAGATGAATTCGGCTATTTTGGATATCTGAAAAAAATGGTCCTGACACTTCACAATGCCGCTGTCATGAAACGGGGCATCATGCCCTTTCACGGCGCCCTGGTAAAAATGCATTTTAAAACCGGTAACGATGCAACTATCCTCCTCATGGGCGACACGGGTGCCGGAAAATCCGAGACCCTGGAGGCCCTCCGCAGTATCGGTTCCGACACCATCAGCGATATTATAATAATTGCCGATGATATGGGCTCACTTGAGATAGACAGCAGGGGGAACATCATCGGTTATGGTACGGAGATCGGCGCATTTCTCCGTATTGATGATCTCAAGCCGGGATATGCCTTCGGACAGATCGACCGATCCATCATCATGAGCGCCGGCATGGTCAATGCCAGGATAGTACTTCCCGTTGCAGGATATGAAACGGTCATCCGCGGATTCCCGATCGACTATGTGCTCTACGCGAATAACTATGAGGAAATTGATGAAAATCATCCCCATGTTGAACGTTTCAGCAGCGCAGAAACGGCCTGCTCAGTCTTCCGCGAAGGGACTGTTATGAGCAAGGGAACCACTACCACAACAGGACTGGTACACTCCTACTTTGCCAACGTTTTCGGACCGCCCCAGTACCGGGACATCCACGAGAATATCGCTACTAAATATTTTGAGAGTTTCTTTAAAAACAATCTCTTCGTGGGACAGATGAGGACACGCCTGGGCATTGCCGGTTTTGAAATGAACGGGCCCGAAGAAGCGGCACGGGAGCTCCTCCGTGTTATTGCCGGGTAA